From the genome of Lacibacter sp. H407, one region includes:
- a CDS encoding head GIN domain-containing protein, with product MMRKQIITGAVLLFIFSITITSCGWRSVKGNGDIVTVNRNEGSFKSVKASGSFDVFFSQADETEIRIEADENLMKYILTSVEDGVLKIRTKSGTNIRPSQDIKVYIKSPRYSSVSLAGSGNMVAQTAITSTEKIRLSIAGSGDIKLMEVNAPEVHVNIAGSGKAEGSGATRVVDIEVAGSGDVMMKDLKAETAKINIAGSGNVWVFASLVLDVRVAGGGDIHYYGNPADIKSKSAGSGNLIKE from the coding sequence ATGATGCGCAAACAAATTATTACCGGAGCGGTACTTCTGTTCATTTTTTCGATCACCATTACTTCCTGCGGCTGGCGTAGTGTAAAAGGCAATGGCGACATAGTAACCGTTAACCGTAACGAAGGAAGTTTCAAAAGCGTGAAGGCATCCGGTTCCTTTGATGTATTTTTTTCGCAGGCCGATGAAACGGAGATAAGAATTGAAGCCGATGAAAATTTGATGAAATACATTTTAACATCGGTAGAGGATGGAGTATTAAAGATCCGTACCAAAAGTGGCACCAACATTCGTCCATCACAAGACATTAAAGTATACATCAAATCGCCCCGCTATTCATCGGTAAGTCTGGCTGGTAGTGGTAATATGGTTGCTCAAACCGCCATCACTTCTACCGAAAAGATCAGGCTGAGTATTGCAGGTAGTGGCGATATTAAACTGATGGAAGTAAATGCACCGGAAGTGCATGTAAATATTGCCGGTAGCGGAAAAGCAGAAGGATCGGGCGCAACCCGTGTGGTGGATATTGAAGTGGCAGGAAGTGGTGATGTGATGATGAAAGACCTGAAAGCAGAAACGGCCAAGATCAATATTGCCGGTTCAGGCAATGTGTGGGTGTTTGCCAGTCTGGTGCTGGATGTGCGTGTAGCAGGTGGCGGTGATATTCATTATTACGGCAACCCGGCCGACATCAAATCGAAATCTGCGGGATCGGGTAATCTCATAAAAGAGTAA